The genomic region AGTTTACTTGGCCAGACCTTCGTCTTGCATCACCTTGGTGATGGCATCGATGGCTTCCTTCTCGTCCTTGCCATCGGCCTTGATTGTCACTTCGGCACCGTGGCCGACACCCAGTGACATCACACCCATGATGGACTTCAGGTTAACTTCTTTACCCTGGTATGACAGGGTTACATCAGAAACAAATTTGGAAGCGGCCTGGACCAGCAAAGTTGCAGGGCGGGCATGGATACCCGTTTCAGCGATAATTTTAAATTCCTTCGTTTCCGCCATGGATATAATCTCCTTAGATGAGTACTATTTACAATTCTTAGTTTATCAAAGCGCTTACAAAATATCAAATATAAATCTGGACTAGCCCCATCATATCAAGGAAAACCGGGCCTTAATCCGCCTGAAAAAATTGGTTACCGCTCGCCTTGGCTAACCGGTTATTATAGGCCCTACCCAGACCGATTTCCGGCAGGCGTTCGACATAAATTCGCTGCACATCACCCTGATCATCAAAGTAACGCAGGCCGGCAAAAAGTTGCTCACTGGCACTTTGATAGTCCTTACCCAGTGACCAGGTTTTTGTCTGGCCAGCCGGTAGCTGGGCCAGGGTGTCGTCTAGGGCCATGACGGCATCACTGCCCTGCAAAGCCTTGGCCAGTTCGCCGGCATCTAGTGGATCAAACATCACGACCGGCTTGTCCGGTGCATAGTGGCGGTACTTCATCCCTGGCGCCTTGGGGTGGACGGCATCATCAACCGCGGTTGGCTGGGTCACGTCGATGACTGGTTCATCCAAAACCTGCTCCAACTCCTCCTCGGTCACCGCCCCAGTCCGCAAAATCGTGGCCGGGCTGACCGAAAGATCGACCACCGTCGATTCAACCCCGACCGTGGTGGGGCCGTCATCAATGATACCGGCAATCTTGTGATCCATGTCATGCCAGACATGGGCGGCCGTCGTTGGCGAAGGCTTCCCCGAGGTGTTAGCGCTGGGCCCCACCAGGGGCACCCCGGCCAGCTTAATTAACTCCTGGGTCGCCTGGTTATCGGGCAGGCGAAAGGCCGCAGTCGGCAGGCCCCCAGTCACGACGTCATCCAAGTGTTTTGGTTTCGTCGGCAAAATAATGGTTAATGAACCTGGCCAGAAATGGTCCATCAGCACTTGCGCTGCGGCTGAAACCTGGGCAAAGTCAGCGACCTGTTTAGGGTCAGCCACGGTCACAATCAAGGGGTTGTCCGCCGGCCGTCCCTTGGCTTCAAAGACCTTTTTGACCGCCGCGGGGTTGGTAGCGTCTGCGCCTAAGCCATAGACGGTTTCGGTCGGAAAGGCCACCAATTCCCCATCGTCAATCAACTGGGCGGCTTTTTTTAAGTCTGCTAATTCTGGTTTAAATGCCTGCGTTTCCATGATTTTGTACCTTAATCATTCGGTCTAGACCGGCAAAGTCCTGCAGCACTTCAACTGAAGCGGTCGGCAGGGCTGCTGCCATAATTTCCTTGACGGCCTGCCCCTGGTCATAACCAATTTCAAAGTAAGCGGCCCCTTGCGGTGCCAGATAAGCCCCCAACTGGGCGGCAATGGCCTGGTAGATTGCCAGACCGTGATTTTCAGCATACAGGGCCAGGCCGGGTTCGGCCTGGTCAACCCGGTCATCAACCTCATCTAGATGGTCGTGGTCAATATAGGGTGGATTAGAGACGACCAGGTCAAATTGCTGGGGCGCGATTTCAGACCAAACATCTGATACCTGGGTGGCCAGTCCAGTAGCGCCCAGGCGCTTAAAATTCTGCTGGGCCACGACCAAAGCCGCTGCTGAAATATCAGTCGCCAAGCCCGCCACTTGGCCCGGTTTCTCTAAGGCCAGGGTCGCCAAGATTGCCCCACTGCCAGTGCCAAGGTCTAAGACTTTAACCGGACGGTCGAGCTTGGGCCAGTCCTTTAAAATCCACTCCACCAGGAGTTCGGTTTCCGGCCGTGGAATCAAGACCCGGTCATCAACGGCAAACTCCCGGCCGTAAAAAGGCGCCTGGCCCAGAATGTACTGGGGTGGTACCTGCTTGATTAGCTGGGCCACCCAAGTCGGCCAGACCTGGGCGAGTTCGGCCGGCATGGTCCGGGTAATATTGGCCCGGAGCATACCGTAATTCATGTCCAGGGCCCCACTCAGCAAAAAATCTAGGTCATCAGCGGCCTGGTCAGCCGGGTAACCCGCTGCTGCTAGCTCAGCCAGGGCCCATTTTCGGGCTTCTAGCAATGAAATCCGCGGTGGCCGCCCGGCTAATCCAGTCTGAGAACCGGCCATTAAATCAGGTCTCCCAACTTTGCGGTCTGCTCAGCCAGCACCAGGGCGTCAATGATTTCACCCAGTTCCCCGTTCATCACCCGGTCCAACTTGTTTAAGGTCAGGCCAATCCTGTGGTCCGTCACCCGGTTTTGGGGATAGTTATAGGTCCGAATCCGTTCGGAGCGGTCCCCGGAACCAACTGCGGTTTTGCGCTGTTCGGCGTATTCCGCCTCGTTTTGCTGGGCAAAGTGGTCATAAACCCGGGCGTTTAAAATCTTCCAGGCCTTGACCCGGTTTTGCTGCTGGGAACGTTCATCCTGCATGGCAACCGTAATCCCAGTTGGTTCGTGGGTCAGCCGAATGGCCGAACTGGTCTTATTGACGTGCTGACCACCGGCACCACTGGCCCGGTACACATCTTCGCGCACATCCTTGGGGTCAATCAAACCTTCGGCGTCAACTTCCTCAAATTCAGGCATAACTCCCACCGTGGCCGTACTGGTGTGAATCCGACCCTGGGTTTCGGTCGCCGGCACCCGCTGAACCCGGTGGGCCCCGTTTTCAAACTTCAACTTGGAATAGACCCGGTCACCACTAATCATGGCCACAACTTCCTTGTAACCACCGATTTCAGTGGGACTTTCATCGATGATTTCCAGGTGCCAGTTCTGGGTTTCAGCGTAACGGCGGTACATGTTCAGCAAGTCAGCCGCAAAGAGGGCCGACTCATCCCCACCGGCGGCCCCGCGGATTTCCATGATAATGTTCTTATCATCGTTGGGGTCCTTGGGCAGCATCAAGACCTTGAGCTGTTCCTCTAAGGCCGCCTTCTTAGGCTTCAACTCGGCAATATCTTCCTTCGCCAAATCAGCCATCTCACTGTCACCGAGCAACTCGTGGGCATCCTCCCACTCCTGGATAACCTGCTGGTACTGCTGGAAAGTTTCCACCGTTTCGCGGATGCTACCAGCTTCCTTGGAGAGTTCCATGTAGCGGTTGGAATCATCCATGACCGCTGGGTCAGCCAACATCTGGTTCAGTTCATCGTAGCGGTCAACGACCGTCTGTAATTGTTCAAAAATCGGATCCATATTTCCTCACTCGCCCGGTTCAACCCCACGGTCAGCGATGACCGGGTGGTACCAATGGTAGCGGCAGGTAGGAATGTAGGTGTCATCCCCACCAATCAGCACCTGCTCACCCTCATACTGCGGCCGACCATCAACCATCCGTAGCTGAGTCGTGGCCTTCTTGCCGCAAAAGGAGCAGATTGTTTTCATTTCCTCTAATTTATCAGCCAGCTCGATTAAACGCTGGGAGCCTTCAAAGAGATGGTTAAAGGCATCTTGTTTCAGGCCAAAGGCCATGACTGGAATATCGAGGCTGTCGACCACGTAGGCCAACTGCTCAACCTGCTGAGCACTGAGAAACTGGGCCTCGTCAACCAGGACCACGGCCGGTGGTTCGACATACATGGCCGCAATCGTGGCATACAAATCCTGGTCCGGTTGCACCACCTGGGCTGGTCGCGATAGACCAATCCGGCTGGTAATCTTGCCGACCCCGTAACGGTCATCAACCAGTGGGGTTAGTAGGAGGACCCGCCGTCCCTGGGACTCGTAGTTGTGGGCCACCTTTAAAATTTCAATTGACTTGCCCGACGCCATGGCGCCGTACTCAAAAAATAACTGTGCCACGCTTTTGCACTCCTCAATTCACTGTTGCTTATTATACCAAGGCCACCCGAAAAACTCGAATGCCCGCCCGGACAATTCCTAGGAAGAAAAATGGAAAGGTGGTAAAATATAAGCCATGAAAGTGGGGTTCTCATGACATTTAAAAGCAGTTTGGCCAAATCAACCGCCCGCCTGAGCTACTGGGTTTTGCACAATCTCTTACACCGTGGTGGCACCAGCCTGCCCGGCAAACTTGCCGTGTCCATTGACCCCGATATCCTTAGCCAGGTAGCGGCCGACTTTGACCTGATCATTGTCACAGGTACCAATGGTAAGACCCTGACCACCGCCCTGATTACCCGAGTGCTCAAGGCCGGTGGCTACACGGTCATCACCAACCCCTCTGGTTCGAACATGATCCAGGGGATTACCGGGACCTTGCTGACGACCCCCATCCAACCTTCACCAAATGGGAAGCGGCCGGTGGCCGTCCTGGAGGTCGACGAGGCCAATGTGGCCCAGGTGGCCAAGGCCATTCCGCCTAAGGTGTTTGTCCTCACCAACATTTTCCGGGACCAGCTGGACCGTTATGGCGAAATCTATACCACCTATGACAAAATCGTGGCTGGTATCAAAGAGGCACCCGATGCCAAGGTCCTAGCTAACGGTGATTCACCAATCTTTGCCCGTGGTGACTTTCCCAACCCGCGGATTTACTACGGCTTTAACCACATCCCCGCCGACCAGTACCAGGATGAAAAGCCACCGCACAACACCGATGGCATTCTTTCCCCTGGCGACAATGAGGTCCTCCATTACCACTTTATCACCTATGCCAACCTTGGCTACTACTACAGTGAGCACCAGGACTTCCAGCGCCCCCACCTGACCTACCAGGTGACCAGCGTGGACAAGCTGACGCCCAACTATTCCGACTTTAGTATCGACGGTACGCCGCTGCGAATTGAAATCGGAGGCCTTTACAATATTTATAACGCCCTGGCCGCCTTCGCGGTGGGTCGTGAGTTTGGCGTAACCCCCGACGAAATCAAGACCGCCTTTGAGTCTAATGCCCAGATTTTTGGCCGCCAAGAAGCCCTCAAGGTCGGTGACAAGGACGTCACCATCCTGCTAATTAAAAACCCGGTCGGCACCAACACAGTGATTGACATGATGCTAACTGACGACCAACCCTACTCACTGATTGTCCTGCTAAATGCCAATTATGCCGACGGCATTGACACTTCCTGGATTTGGGATGCTGAATTTGAGTCGCTGAAAAAGGGTCAGCTCAAGGCAATTGCGACCGGTGGTCAGCGTTACCGCGATATCACCGTCCGCTTGAAGATGGCTGATTTCGACCTGGCGGGTACCTACCCCGACTTGGGTCAGATTGTAGCGGCCATCGAGGCCATGCCAACTAAGAAGGTTTACATCGCGGCCACTTACACGGCCATGCTCCAGCTCCGTGAGCAGCTCCGCAACCAAGGCTACATCAAGGAGGAATTTTAATGGCTGAACCGACCTACGAAATCAACGTCGCCCACCTGTACGGGGACTTGATGAACACCTACGGTGATTATGGCAACATTATCGCCCTGCGCTACTATGCCGAGCAAATCGGAGTCACGATTAACGTTAGCCTGGTTTCGCTGGGGGATGACTTTGACCCGGCGAAATACGACTTCGTTCTCTTTGGCGGTGGCCAGGATTACGAAGAAACCGTAGTTGCCCGCGACTTGAAGGGCAAGGCCCAGGAACTGAAGACTTATATCGAAGAAGACGGTCCGATGCTGGCCGTCTGTGGTGGTTTCCAACTGCTGGGTCACTACATGGAAATGGCGGACGGTACCCGGGTCGATGGCATTGGCGTCATGGACCACTACACCACCAACATGACCGATGACCAGGTCCACACCCAAAAAGGCAAGCGCCTAACTGGCGATATCACGATTAAGAATAATGAAACCGGCGAAGAGTACCACGGCTTTGAAAACCACCAGGGCCGCACCTTCCTAGGTCAGGGCGAACGGGCCCTGGGCACAGTGGTGAGTGGCCAGGGGAACAATGGCCAGGATGGCAGTGAGGGCGTGATTTACAACAAGGTCTACGGATCTTACTTCCACGGCCCAATCTTCACCCGCAACGGCAACCTGGCCAAGCGGGTCTTAGCCGACGCCCTAACGCGCAAGTATCCCGACGTGGACTGGACGGCAAAGCTGGAGAAGGTACCAGCTGAATCATTTTAAACACATGAAAAAAGCAGGCTTAGGCCTGCTTTTTTTGCGTACTATTTTACTCGAATGGCTACGTATAATTAAACAGCAAAGTCCTGCTTAGTTTCAGCCAATGACTCATGCATCCGTTCAATCACCGTGTCCAATTGTTCGTATGAAATAATTGCAGGTGGCTCGAACCGAATTGTCTTCGAATTAACGAGCGTCCCAGCCGTCAGCACGCCCTTTGAGAACAACTTCTTAGAGAAGTCATAGCCCATGTCGTTCGTGTTAAACTCAACCCCAATCATTAAGCCGACCCCACGCACTTCTTGAATCAGATCTGGGAATTCTTCGGCAAATTCTTTAATTTTGCCAATTAGGTAGTTCCCCTTGTCCCTAGCTTGACCAGGAATATCCTCCTTAAGCATGTAAGAAATCGTTGCCAGGGCAGCCGAACAACAAGCTGGGTTTCCACCAAAGGTTGGTGAACCCAATAGCCATGGGTTATCAACCAGTTCCTGGACCCACATCTTAGGACGGCAAATCAAACCAGTAATTGGCATGATACCACCACCGAAAGCTTTTCCATAAGTAAGAATGTCTGGGACAACCCCTTCTTCTTCACAACGGAACATTGAACCAGTCCGGCCCATGCCACACTGAATCTCATCGAAGATTAAGGCAACGTCGTACTCGTCACAAATCTCGCGAACTTCCTTCAGATAACCCTTTGGTGGCACAACGATTCCTGATTCACCTTGAACCGGTTCCAAAATAACACCGGCAACTTTTTCACCAACGGCTACCAAATTACGGACCGCTTTGCGTACATCTTCGGCATTACCATATTCAACGTGTTGCACCTGTTGGACCATTGGAATGTAAGGCTTGCGATAGGTATCTTTACCACCCATTGAGATGGCGCCCATCGACTTTCCGTGGAAGGCGCCAACTGCCGAAATGAACCAACTACCACCGGTAGCAATCCGGGCCAACTTCAACGCCATTTCAACGGCTTCGGCCCCACCGTTAGTGAAAAAACACTTTTCCAAATCGCCCGGCGTAATATCGGCCACAGCCTTGGCAAGATAGCCTCGTAATGGGTCCAACAATTCCTGAGAATGGAGGGCTTGGTGATCCAGTTGTTTCTTAACAGTGTTTAAAATATATTCATTTCGATGACCACAGGTGTAGATACCAAACCCACCCAAACAGTCGATGAAGGTTTCGCCGCGCAGGCCATTAATGATTGCCCCGTGGTCATTCCATTCCAAAACGGCCGCATCGGTTGAGACCGATTTACGATACTTTAACCATCCTGGTGAGACGTATTCATCAAAGTAATGAAGCGTATCCTTGGTCATCTGATCTTTTTGATTATCAGTTAGCTTGTCGCTATCGATATAACCTAATACGCGGTCCAAATCGTCAATCACAGTTTGCTTGTCGCCACCACTAGTAGTTTCACTCATAATATTCACATCCTTAATTTGACTATTTACTGCTAGTATTTTTGCTTAAATCAGGCTTTAATTACTCAAGTTGGTGCACCGCGGATTTCTTCCTTGATGTACTTATCCTGCATTGATAAATAAGTATTCATATCAATTAGCGTTTGTGGGCTTAACATTATTTTTGACTTCATAATATTGTTACCTCCGCGCCTTCTTAATTTTGCGAGATTTCATAACTGCGTTAATCAAGATAACGACAATCAAGAACAACATCATCAAGGTTGAAATGGCATCAATCTCCGGTGAGATACCCGTTTTAACCATTGAATAAACTTGCAAGGGAAAGGTGGTGCTGGCTGGACCACTGGTGAAAAAACTAATAATCACGTCGTCTAGTGAGAGAACAAATGAGAAGGCCGCCCCACTAATAATTCCGGGTAATAATAAGGGCAAGGTGATCATGGTAAACGCCGTGAATTTGTTGGCACCAAGGTCCTGGGCCGCCTCTTCCATTGATTGGTCGATGCCCGCTAAACGTGCGCGAACCGTCAGTACGACAAAGGGTATACAAAAGGTCACGTGCGCTAAAATTAATGAAAAAATACTGAGTGGAATGCCCGCAATGGAATAGATTGCTAGCAACGAAATCCCCAAAACTACTTCAGGAATAACGATTGGAATGTACAAAACTTTGTCTAAAAATTGTTTACCAAAAAAGTTGTAGCGATCCATGGCAACGGCACCTAAGGTACCGATGAAGGTAGCAATCGCTGTGCTTAAAATGCCAACAATAAGCGAGTTTTCCAGTGACGACATGATTTGATAATTGCTAAAGACGCTACCATACCATTTAACGGTGAAGCCTTCAAACAAGATATTCATGGCCGAAGTGTTGAACGAAAAAACAATAATCACCAAGATTGGTAGATACATAAAGGCGAACACTAGACCAATGAAAATGTTTTTAGATATTGTCGAACGTTTACTATCCATTGCCCGCCTCCTTTATGTCAAATCCTCAATCTTGCCACCGCGACGGGTGAACATGACTAGCAAAATAATCGTTAATACAATCAACATGACTGAAATCGCTGCTCCCAACGGCCAATTCCTAGAAAATTCAAATTGATTTTCAATCAAATTACCCATGGTAATACTGGTGCCGCCACCCATTACATCACTGACAAAGAAATAGCCTAATGACGGGATGAAGACCAGGATACAACCGGCAAAAACCCCTGGTAATGAAATTGGAATTACGATTTCTTTTAGTACCTGCCACTTGGAAGCACCTAAATCTTGGGCTGCTTCAACCAGGTTATGGTCAATCCGGTCTAACGAGTTAAAGATTGGAATGATCATGAACATTAAGAGTAAGTAGACCATCCCCAGGACGACCGCCCCGTTGTTGTACACCATTTGAAGTGGTTCCTTGATAATGCCCAGTTTTTCTAAGGTCGTATTCACAAAACCGGTTTTTCTAAGTAAGGTTATCCAGCTAAATAGTCGCACGAGCGAATTTGAAACCGATGGCACAATGACCAAGGCCATTAACATGGTCTTGGCAATCGGTCCCTTTTGCGCAATAAAGAGCGCGAATGGGAAAGCAATTGCTAGGCAAATCGCAGTGCTAATTAGTCCAATTAGGATTGACTGCCAATAAATCTTTAAATTATCGACGTTAAACACCTGAACATAGTTGCTTAAATTAAATTTGTAGACGATACCGCCATAATAATCACGAGACATAAAGCTCATAAATAATATGTATGTCATTGGAATAACGACAAGTAGTAACATCCATACGTACACCGGTAAAATTTGAATCCATTTGATGATTAGTTGTACAAACAGTGTTCGTTTCTTGAGCGTGTTTGAATCGACGGATTCAACTCGTGAGCTGTGATCAATTGTCTCCATAAACCCGTCTCCTCTTAGTTCGCAACTTCTGCAGTTACTTTCGTATCACTTGAAACAATAATCGCGTCATCCAACTGCCAGTAAACAAACACTTTAGTGCCAACTGGGATGACATGACCGTTGTTGTCGGTGGTCATCTTAATTTCGGTGCCATCTTCCAAATTCAAAACCGACTTAATCACGTTGCCGGCATAATAATTTTCAATAATCGTGGCTGGAATGTGGAAGCCAGCAACTGGTTCCTTAGCCACCTTGATTTTTTCCGGACGAACAACGACATCGACCATTTTTTGATTATCCAATGGTTTGTTGACCGGTAAGTACATGCCATCGTCAATCGTGACGCTCGTTTGTCCCTGATCATCGGTGGTCGTGGTACCCTCAAAAATATTAGATTCCCCGATGAATTCGGCCACAAATCGAGTTGCGGGCTGTTCGTAGAGGGTTTTAGGATCGGCGATTTGTTCCAAGTGGCCGTTATTCATAACCGCAATCCGATCACTCATCATCAGGGCTTCTTCCTGATCATGGGTGACGTAAACAAAGGTAATACCTAGTTTGCGCTGTAATCTTTTCAGCTCAATTTGCATGGCTTTGCGTAACTTCAAATCCAAGGCGGATAACGGTTCATCTAGCAACAAGACTTTAGGACGGTTAACAATCGCCCGTGCAATCGCAATCCGCTGCTTTTGCCCACCGGATAACTGATCCAATTTATGATTATGATATTTTTCCAGTTGCACCAGTTTTAAGGCCCTGGCAATTCGTTCTTTTTGTTCCTCTTTGGGCACTTTAGCCATCTTTAATCCAAAGGCAATGTTTTCCGAAACGGTCATATTCGGAAATAATGCGTAATTTTGAAAGACCGTATTGACCCGCCGCTTGTTAGGCGGCAAGTTCTGTACCACCTTATTTTCGAGCTTAATCGTGCCAGTCGTCGGCTCTTCAAATCCCGAAATCATTCGTAACGTTGTGGTTTTACCACAACCAGATGGCCCTAGCATCGTTAGGAACTCGCCTTCATGAATCGTCATGTCCAAGTCCTTAATGATTTGAATGTCACCAAAACTTTTATTAATGTCGCTTAGTTCAATCATTTCACCCATAATCAGTTTTCTCCCATCTACTTAATAACCCGTTGCGCTGTTAATCGTTACCCTTGAAGTTATTCCAAACCTGGTCCACCTTTGACGTGTCTTTGCCTAAATCGAGTACATTTTGTGAATGCTGGATGACATTGTCAGGCACCGTGATTGCTGGGTTATCTTTAAAGGATTCGGGCAACAGCTTGACGCCTTCCTGATTTGGGTCAGAGTAAGGAAAGGCTTCCGTAAACTGGGCACTAACCTTTGGCTCCAACATATAGTTGATAAACTTTTCAACATTATCCGCGTTGGGTGCATTCTTGAGTTTCATAAAGACATCGTATGAAAAGTAAGTATCTTGATTTGGATATACCACTTGAATATCTGGATTGTTTTGCATTGCCAGGGCAATTTCACCACCGTAGATTAAGCCGGCTGATACTTGACCGTTAATGAGATAGGTCTTGGGACTGTTACCATCAAACACCTGAATATTGGGCTTTAACTTAGCCAGGTAATTGCTGGCATCTTTAAGGGCCCCATTGCTGGTATCGTTGATGCCGTGTCCGGTCGCCATTAGCGCTGTACCAACCACCGCTCTGGAATCATCCACCGTAACTAGCTGATTTTTTAGGGCGGGATTCAAAAGATCCTGATAGGACGTAATTTTGATCGGCACGGTTTTTTTGTTGTAAGCAATGGCCATCACCGTTCCTAAGTAAGGAGCTGAATACTGATTGTTGGGATCGTATGGTTTGCTCAGGGAATTCGGGTTTAAGTTTTTATAGTTTGGAATTTCGGCTTTATCAAGTTTGTCTAGACGGTGAAGCTTTTGAAGGGTCTGAACGTACATGCCACCTCCTAGCACCATGTCGTAAGTGCCGTTGGCTGAGGTGAGCACCTTGGAGAGCATCTGATCTGGATCGGAATAAGAAACGTAGTTAATCCTTATCCCCGTTTGTTTGGTGAAGTTATCCAAAACACTTTGAGGGACAAATTCACTCCAACCGATGATATTCAGGGTTTTGGCTTGGTGATTGGTTTTAAAACTTCTGCTAAAACAAAAAATCAAAACCAGTAACAAGACCGCAAACAGGCCACCGTAAATCCACCTACGTTTATTTTCCATGATGCCTACCACCCCTTTGCCTGCTAACAGACCGTGAATTCAACTTTGTTTATTAGATAAATATAATTTTTTTCATTCTACTGTAATAAACATTAATATTTTTCATCTATGTCAACAAACATGACAAATTATATTTAATTTTCTGGTGAAATAAATCAGCATTTTGACATTTTCGACCAGCTGAAAACCTAGTACTAGCAGGAAAAAGCCACTGTTTTAGCAGTGGCTTTTCCCAACAATCATATTTGAGGATTAATAATAATTACGAATAGCGTTTAAAATTGAATTGGCGCCGGGTGAAATTAAGATGCTAAAAAAGACTGCAGCGTATGCC from Leuconostocaceae bacterium ESL0723 harbors:
- a CDS encoding ABC transporter ATP-binding protein, coding for MGEMIELSDINKSFGDIQIIKDLDMTIHEGEFLTMLGPSGCGKTTTLRMISGFEEPTTGTIKLENKVVQNLPPNKRRVNTVFQNYALFPNMTVSENIAFGLKMAKVPKEEQKERIARALKLVQLEKYHNHKLDQLSGGQKQRIAIARAIVNRPKVLLLDEPLSALDLKLRKAMQIELKRLQRKLGITFVYVTHDQEEALMMSDRIAVMNNGHLEQIADPKTLYEQPATRFVAEFIGESNIFEGTTTTDDQGQTSVTIDDGMYLPVNKPLDNQKMVDVVVRPEKIKVAKEPVAGFHIPATIIENYYAGNVIKSVLNLEDGTEIKMTTDNNGHVIPVGTKVFVYWQLDDAIIVSSDTKVTAEVAN
- a CDS encoding spermidine/putrescine ABC transporter substrate-binding protein, coding for MENKRRWIYGGLFAVLLLVLIFCFSRSFKTNHQAKTLNIIGWSEFVPQSVLDNFTKQTGIRINYVSYSDPDQMLSKVLTSANGTYDMVLGGGMYVQTLQKLHRLDKLDKAEIPNYKNLNPNSLSKPYDPNNQYSAPYLGTVMAIAYNKKTVPIKITSYQDLLNPALKNQLVTVDDSRAVVGTALMATGHGINDTSNGALKDASNYLAKLKPNIQVFDGNSPKTYLINGQVSAGLIYGGEIALAMQNNPDIQVVYPNQDTYFSYDVFMKLKNAPNADNVEKFINYMLEPKVSAQFTEAFPYSDPNQEGVKLLPESFKDNPAITVPDNVIQHSQNVLDLGKDTSKVDQVWNNFKGND